The DNA segment CCTCTCTCAAGCTGCTGCCCCTGCTGGTGCGGCACGTGTCCATCGGCACCCTGTCGATCCAGACGCCCGACGTGGCACTCGCGCGGCGTGCCGACGGCAGCAACAACTGGACGTTCGACCGCCCCGCTCCCGACGGCAGCGCCAGCCCCAACCCCTGGACGGTGAACGTGGCCCGGCTGGTGGTCAACGATGGCCGGCTGGCGCTGTCGGATGCCCGGAAGGACCTGGCCTTCGTCGCGCACCTGGCGACCCAAAGCCAGCCCGGCCCCTACGGCGTGCGCTTCGACGTGCGCGGGCGCTATGCCAAGGCGCGCATCGAAGGCAGCGGCCAGGCGGGCAACGTGCTGTCGCTGCGGCAGCAGGACGTGCAGTACCCCCTGCAGTTCAAGGCACGGGCCGGCACGGTGCGGGCCGAGGTGGAGGGCACGCTGGCCAATCCGCTGGCGCTCGCGGGCATGGACCTGCAGGTGCTGCTGCAGGCCGAGAGCATGGCCGACCTGTATCCGCTCACCGGCCTCGTGCTGCCGAACACGCCGCCCTTCCGCACCAAAGGCCACCTGGTCGGCAGTCTGGAGCCGGGCCGCGCGGTGTGGGATTACCGGGACTTCACCGGCATGGTGGGCCAGAGCGACCTGCGGGGCCAGCTCACCTACACCTCCGGCCAGCCGCGCCCGCGCCTCAAGGGCGAGATGGCGTCGCGGCAGCTGCGCCTGGCCGACCTGGGGCCCGTGGTCGGCGCGCCGTCCGGCGAGCGGCCACAGGAGAAAGGCACGTCGAAGCGCGCCGGCAAGGTGCTGCCCGACGCCTCCTTCGCCACCGACCGGTGGAACGCCATGGACCTGGACCTCACGTTCAAGGGCGAGCGCATCGTGCGCGACGAAAGCCTGCCCATCGAGAACCTGGACGTGCATGCCCGCATGGACAACGCGCAGCTCACGCTCTCGCCCCTGCGCTTCGGCGTGGCGCAGGGCAAGATCGATTCCAGCGTGGTGCTCGACGGCCGCGACGGCCCGCTCAAGGCCCAGCTGCGCGGCAGCGTGGACGGGCTGCGCCTGTCGGCCCTTTTCCCCAAGGTCGAGCTGATGGAAAAAAGCTTCGGCCGGCTCGACGGTGCCATGGCGGTGAATGGCACGGGCAACTCGATCGCGAAAATGCTGGGCACCAGCAATGGCGAGGCGCGCGTCTATATCCGCGATGGCCGCTTCAGCAAGCAGATGCTCGACCTGGCGGCGCTCAACGTCGGCAGTGTCGTGGTGGCCAAGCTCTTCGGCGAGAACAAGGAAGTGCAGCTGCGCTGCGCCGTGGCGGATTTCGGCATCAAGGATGGCATCGCGCAGACCCGCTCGGTCAAGCTCAACACCGAAGAGGCCGTGGTCGAAGCCATGGGCACGCTCGACCTGGGCCGCGAGTACATGGACATCTACATCAAGCCCGAGTCGCTGAAGTGGAAGTTCTTCTCGCTGCGCACGCCGCTCTACGTGCGCGGCCCCTTCGCGGACCCGAAGGTCGGCGTGGAAGCCGGCCC comes from the Paracidovorax avenae ATCC 19860 genome and includes:
- a CDS encoding AsmA family protein: MRPSIPLPSHRFRAARRQRGRALNWLLGLLATLVALALIALVVLLTFDWNRARPWINERVSAATGRHFAIEGDLTARWHWPQPADMETGWRRWVPGLTVQAERMVLGNRADFGRYGAVGMDAGNADARVVERRASAASATAPASGVPASPASAPASAASAPEAAGAAGASGSGPVPPSMATVGRATASLKLLPLLVRHVSIGTLSIQTPDVALARRADGSNNWTFDRPAPDGSASPNPWTVNVARLVVNDGRLALSDARKDLAFVAHLATQSQPGPYGVRFDVRGRYAKARIEGSGQAGNVLSLRQQDVQYPLQFKARAGTVRAEVEGTLANPLALAGMDLQVLLQAESMADLYPLTGLVLPNTPPFRTKGHLVGSLEPGRAVWDYRDFTGMVGQSDLRGQLTYTSGQPRPRLKGEMASRQLRLADLGPVVGAPSGERPQEKGTSKRAGKVLPDASFATDRWNAMDLDLTFKGERIVRDESLPIENLDVHARMDNAQLTLSPLRFGVAQGKIDSSVVLDGRDGPLKAQLRGSVDGLRLSALFPKVELMEKSFGRLDGAMAVNGTGNSIAKMLGTSNGEARVYIRDGRFSKQMLDLAALNVGSVVVAKLFGENKEVQLRCAVADFGIKDGIAQTRSVKLNTEEAVVEAMGTLDLGREYMDIYIKPESLKWKFFSLRTPLYVRGPFADPKVGVEAGPLLLRAGAAIAAAAVAPVALALVPVTVPAAEDDENCATLLAHADRNVQAGKAGAAPKPAASAPARTAASAAR